From one [Ruminococcus] lactaris ATCC 29176 genomic stretch:
- a CDS encoding O-acetylhomoserine aminocarboxypropyltransferase/cysteine synthase family protein encodes MSNYRIETKCVQSGYEPGNGEPRVLPIYQSTTFRYTSSEQMGRLFDLEESGYFYTRLQNPTNDAVAAKICDLEGGAAAMLTSSGQAANFYAIMNIAEEGDHIVCASALYGGTYNLFAHTIRKMGVTATFVDPDCTEEELEAAFQDNTKAVFGETIANPALVVLDFEKFAKAAHKHGVPFIVDNTFATPINCRPFEWGADIVTHSTTKYMDGHATCVGGAIVDGGNFDWAAYGDKFAGLTTPDETYHGIIYTEKFGKGAYITKATSQLMRDLGSIQSPQNAFLLNLGLESLHLRVPRHCENAIKMAEYLQGHEKVAWVNCPSLPGNKYYDLTQKYMPNGSCGVITFGLKGGREAAVKMMDKLKLVAIVTHVADARSCVLHPASHTHRQMNEQELLEAGVQPDLIRFSLGIENIEDLIADVKQALED; translated from the coding sequence ATGAGCAATTACAGAATTGAGACAAAGTGTGTGCAGTCAGGATATGAACCGGGAAATGGAGAGCCAAGAGTTCTTCCAATCTATCAGAGTACTACATTCCGCTATACCAGCAGTGAGCAGATGGGACGTTTATTTGACCTGGAAGAATCCGGTTATTTTTACACAAGACTGCAGAATCCGACGAATGATGCAGTAGCAGCAAAGATCTGTGATCTGGAAGGCGGAGCAGCGGCAATGCTGACTTCATCCGGTCAGGCAGCTAATTTTTATGCCATTATGAATATTGCAGAAGAGGGAGATCATATTGTATGTGCATCTGCCCTGTATGGCGGAACATATAACCTTTTTGCTCATACAATCCGTAAAATGGGTGTGACGGCTACTTTTGTTGATCCTGACTGCACGGAAGAAGAACTGGAAGCAGCATTTCAGGATAATACAAAGGCAGTATTTGGAGAGACGATTGCAAATCCGGCACTGGTCGTTCTGGATTTTGAAAAATTTGCAAAGGCGGCACATAAGCATGGGGTTCCGTTTATCGTAGATAATACATTTGCTACACCGATCAACTGCCGCCCGTTTGAGTGGGGGGCTGATATTGTGACGCATTCCACAACAAAGTATATGGATGGTCATGCAACATGTGTAGGCGGTGCGATTGTTGACGGCGGTAATTTTGACTGGGCTGCTTACGGAGATAAATTTGCCGGACTGACAACACCGGATGAGACTTACCATGGAATCATCTATACAGAAAAATTTGGAAAAGGTGCTTATATCACAAAAGCAACTTCCCAGTTGATGAGAGATTTAGGATCGATCCAGTCACCGCAGAATGCATTTCTCCTGAATCTTGGACTGGAGAGTCTGCATCTGCGTGTGCCAAGACATTGTGAAAATGCAATTAAGATGGCGGAATATCTGCAGGGACATGAAAAAGTAGCATGGGTAAACTGCCCGTCGTTACCTGGCAATAAGTATTATGATCTGACGCAGAAATATATGCCGAATGGAAGCTGTGGTGTCATCACTTTTGGATTAAAGGGTGGAAGAGAAGCTGCCGTGAAAATGATGGATAAGCTGAAACTGGTTGCTATTGTGACGCATGTGGCTGATGCAAGAAGCTGTGTCCTGCATCCGGCAAGTCATACACACAGACAGATGAATGAGCAGGAACTTCTGGAGGCAGGAGTACAGCCGGATCTGATCCGCTTCAGTCTTGGAATTGAAAATATTGAAGACCTGATCGCTGATGTAAAGCAGGCTTTGGAAGATTAA
- a CDS encoding YebC/PmpR family DNA-binding transcriptional regulator, whose amino-acid sequence MSGHSKFANIKHKKEKNDAAKGKIFTKIGRELAIAVKEGGSADPVNNSRLRDVIAKAKANNMPNDTIERNIKKAAGEGSADNYERITYEGYGPNGTAIIVKTLTDNKNRTASNVRNAFTKGAGNVGTPGCVSFMFDEKGQIIIDKEECDMDSDDLMMLALDAGAEDFNEEEDSYEVLTSPEDFSDVRLKLEEEGIAMASAEVTMIPQTYVDLTKEEDIKNIQKTLDLLDEDDDVQDVYHNWNE is encoded by the coding sequence ATGTCAGGACATTCTAAATTTGCGAATATTAAGCACAAAAAAGAGAAGAATGACGCAGCAAAGGGAAAGATCTTTACAAAGATCGGCCGTGAGCTTGCGATTGCAGTAAAAGAAGGTGGAAGTGCTGATCCGGTGAATAATAGCAGACTTCGTGATGTGATCGCAAAGGCAAAAGCGAACAATATGCCGAATGATACGATCGAAAGAAATATCAAGAAAGCAGCCGGGGAAGGTTCCGCAGATAATTATGAGCGTATTACATATGAGGGATATGGTCCGAACGGAACCGCCATCATCGTAAAGACTCTGACGGATAATAAGAACCGTACAGCATCAAATGTAAGAAATGCGTTTACAAAGGGAGCTGGAAATGTCGGGACTCCGGGATGTGTATCTTTTATGTTTGATGAAAAGGGACAGATTATTATCGATAAAGAAGAGTGTGATATGGACTCAGATGATCTGATGATGCTTGCACTGGATGCGGGTGCTGAAGATTTTAATGAAGAAGAGGACAGCTACGAAGTGCTTACTTCACCGGAGGATTTCAGTGATGTACGTCTGAAGCTGGAAGAGGAAGGAATTGCGATGGCTTCTGCGGAAGTTACGATGATTCCTCAGACTTATGTTGACCTTACAAAAGAAGAGGATATCAAGAACATCCAGAAGACACTGGATCTGCTTGATGAAGATGATGATGTGCAGGATGTATATCATAACTGGAATGAATAA
- a CDS encoding bifunctional ADP-dependent NAD(P)H-hydrate dehydratase/NAD(P)H-hydrate epimerase codes for MRYLPDGEQMKKADQYTIQQIGVPSVVLMERAALKIVEVLEEKKKDLRRPLIVCGSGNNGGDGFAVARLLAEKGCHVDVLFTGRESSMTEECRLQAQIDKNLGINLFTEIPEKEYTVIIDAIFGVGLCREVAGHYRDVIGWMNRQTAQKVAVDIPSGICSATGKVLGIAFQAELTVSMACQKRGCALYPGQICAGEVVPVTIGIDPEYFFEQKSVCMTYDKKELGNLLPERKEDSHKGSFGRVLMITGSPGMAGAAYLSATAAYTVGAGLVQIYTAEENRQVLQGLLPEAIISCYREYDEEKLDQLIGWADVICIGCGLGQSSRSEKILLHTIEKAKCSCVIDADGLNLLAGRKDLYKKLGKNMILTPHMKEMSRLTGISVSEIVERRFEVLHRFTEESPCICVLKDSRTIVAQKDRQNFLNLAGNAAMAKGGSGDVLAGVITGLLAQGMDGFQSAVTGVFLHACGGDEARDKKGGYSVLARDLIHGIQVAMKKAKECN; via the coding sequence ATGAGATATTTACCGGACGGAGAACAGATGAAGAAAGCAGATCAGTATACGATCCAGCAGATCGGTGTACCTTCTGTGGTTCTTATGGAGAGGGCAGCATTAAAAATTGTTGAAGTACTGGAAGAAAAGAAAAAGGATTTAAGGCGACCACTGATCGTATGCGGCAGTGGAAATAATGGCGGAGATGGATTTGCTGTGGCAAGACTTCTGGCTGAAAAGGGCTGCCATGTGGATGTGCTTTTTACGGGAAGAGAAAGCTCTATGACGGAAGAATGCAGATTGCAGGCTCAGATCGACAAAAATCTCGGGATTAATTTGTTTACAGAAATCCCCGAGAAAGAGTATACTGTGATCATTGATGCAATTTTTGGCGTTGGTCTGTGCAGAGAAGTTGCAGGACACTACAGAGATGTGATCGGATGGATGAACCGGCAGACGGCACAGAAGGTTGCAGTGGATATTCCATCAGGAATCTGTTCTGCTACAGGAAAGGTGCTTGGTATTGCATTTCAGGCGGAACTGACAGTATCTATGGCATGTCAGAAGCGTGGCTGTGCTTTGTATCCGGGACAGATCTGTGCGGGAGAGGTTGTTCCGGTAACGATCGGGATTGATCCCGAGTACTTTTTTGAACAGAAAAGTGTCTGCATGACCTATGATAAAAAGGAGCTGGGAAATCTGCTGCCGGAAAGAAAAGAGGATTCGCATAAGGGCAGTTTTGGCAGAGTCCTTATGATCACCGGCAGTCCGGGAATGGCAGGAGCAGCTTATCTTTCAGCTACAGCAGCGTATACGGTTGGTGCCGGACTTGTCCAGATCTATACAGCAGAAGAGAACAGGCAGGTACTTCAGGGACTTCTTCCAGAGGCGATCATTTCCTGCTATAGAGAGTATGATGAAGAGAAACTGGATCAACTGATCGGGTGGGCAGATGTCATCTGTATCGGCTGTGGATTAGGACAAAGCAGTAGATCAGAAAAGATTTTGCTGCATACAATAGAGAAAGCAAAGTGTTCCTGCGTGATTGATGCAGATGGACTGAACCTTCTTGCAGGAAGGAAAGATCTGTATAAAAAACTTGGGAAAAATATGATCCTCACCCCTCATATGAAAGAAATGTCCCGGCTGACAGGAATCTCTGTATCAGAAATTGTAGAACGGCGGTTTGAAGTACTTCACCGGTTTACCGAGGAATCCCCGTGTATCTGTGTCTTAAAAGACAGCAGGACGATAGTTGCCCAGAAAGACAGGCAGAACTTCCTTAATCTGGCAGGCAATGCAGCCATGGCAAAAGGCGGTTCGGGAGATGTGCTTGCGGGTGTGATCACCGGACTTCTCGCACAGGGAATGGATGGATTTCAAAGTGCAGTGACAGGCGTTTTTCTGCATGCCTGTGGTGGAGATGAGGCAAGGGATAAAAAAGGTGGTTACAGTGTTCTCGCAAGGGATCTGATCCATGGAATACAGGTAGCGATGAAGAAAGCAAAGGAGTGTAACTAA
- a CDS encoding ClpP family protease, which yields MGTDKMDTKQEQRNKENEEIREMGTMELGKKGNPYGIQLLTIIGEIEGHENVSGNTKATKYEHLLPRLAEAEENDEIEGVLILLNTMGGDVEAGLGIAEMIASLGKPTVSLVLGGSHSIGGPLAVSADYSFIVPSGTMIIHPVRSSGMFIGVIQSYRNMERTQDRITRFIASHSHISQERIVELMLDSTQLVKDVGTMLEGEEAVREGMIDEVGGIHEAFQKLHELIDEERRKKKQEKPDHFFDDTKKN from the coding sequence ATGGGAACAGATAAAATGGATACAAAACAGGAGCAGAGAAATAAGGAAAATGAAGAGATCCGCGAAATGGGGACGATGGAACTGGGAAAAAAGGGAAACCCGTATGGGATTCAGCTTCTGACGATCATCGGTGAGATTGAAGGACATGAGAATGTATCCGGAAATACAAAGGCTACAAAGTATGAACATTTGCTCCCGCGGCTTGCGGAGGCAGAAGAAAATGATGAGATCGAAGGAGTACTGATCCTTTTAAACACAATGGGCGGGGATGTAGAAGCCGGACTTGGAATTGCAGAAATGATCGCATCCCTTGGAAAACCGACCGTATCACTGGTCCTTGGAGGAAGTCATTCTATCGGAGGACCGTTGGCTGTATCTGCAGACTATTCTTTTATTGTCCCGTCAGGCACGATGATTATTCATCCGGTGCGTTCTTCTGGAATGTTCATCGGAGTGATCCAGAGTTATCGAAATATGGAGCGTACCCAGGACCGCATTACCCGCTTCATTGCGTCCCATTCTCATATCTCCCAGGAACGGATCGTGGAGCTGATGCTGGATTCAACACAGCTCGTGAAAGATGTGGGGACAATGCTGGAGGGAGAGGAAGCTGTCAGAGAGGGAATGATCGATGAAGTGGGAGGGATTCATGAAGCGTTTCAGAAACTTCATGAACTGATCGATGAGGAGAGAAGAAAAAAGAAGCAGGAAAAACCGGATCATTTTTTTGATGACACTAAAAAAAATTGA
- a CDS encoding type II toxin-antitoxin system PemK/MazF family toxin: protein MVRRGDIYYADLSPVVGSEQGGIRPVLVIQNNIGNRHSPTIICAAITSKMNKAKLPTHIEISTRDYNIVKNSVILLEQIRTIDKQRLKEYVCHIDSAMMKKVDEAICVSLNLPT from the coding sequence ATGGTCAGACGAGGAGATATTTATTACGCAGATCTAAGCCCCGTGGTCGGATCAGAGCAGGGAGGGATACGACCTGTCCTGGTTATCCAGAATAATATCGGAAACCGGCACAGCCCTACGATCATCTGTGCGGCGATCACTTCAAAAATGAATAAAGCGAAACTTCCGACGCATATCGAGATCAGTACGAGGGATTATAATATAGTAAAAAATTCTGTGATCCTGTTAGAGCAGATCCGTACAATCGACAAGCAGCGACTGAAAGAATATGTATGTCATATAGATTCTGCAATGATGAAAAAAGTAGACGAGGCGATCTGTGTCAGCCTGAATCTGCCTACATAA
- a CDS encoding redox-sensing transcriptional repressor Rex, with protein MEQRKISRAVISRLPRYYRYLGDLLEAGVERISSNDLSKKMQVTASQIRQDLNNFGGFGQQGYGYNVKYLYTEIGKILGLDKDHNFIIIGAGNLGQALANYASFERNGFILKSLFDVNPRLEGVTIRGIPVRMLDELEGYLQENDIEIAALTLPKSKAEEVADVLVANGIKAIWNFAHTDLTLPKDVIVESVHLADSLMKLSYNISQHNEIQK; from the coding sequence GTGGAACAAAGAAAAATATCACGTGCCGTAATTTCCAGGCTTCCAAGATATTATAGATATTTGGGAGACCTGCTTGAAGCGGGTGTAGAGAGGATCTCATCCAATGACCTGAGTAAAAAGATGCAGGTAACAGCATCCCAGATCCGGCAGGATCTGAACAATTTCGGTGGATTTGGACAGCAGGGATATGGATATAATGTAAAGTACCTTTATACGGAGATTGGAAAGATACTGGGACTGGATAAGGATCATAACTTTATTATTATCGGTGCCGGTAATCTTGGACAGGCACTGGCAAATTATGCATCATTTGAACGGAATGGATTTATTTTAAAAAGTTTATTTGATGTGAATCCGCGTCTTGAGGGAGTGACGATCCGGGGAATCCCTGTCAGAATGCTGGATGAACTGGAAGGATACCTGCAGGAAAATGATATTGAGATTGCAGCTCTTACACTTCCCAAGTCAAAAGCGGAGGAAGTAGCGGATGTCCTGGTAGCGAATGGGATCAAGGCCATTTGGAATTTTGCACATACGGATCTTACACTTCCCAAGGATGTCATTGTGGAGAGTGTACATCTTGCTGACAGTCTGATGAAATTGTCTTATAATATCAGCCAGCACAATGAAATTCAAAAATAG
- the alr gene encoding alanine racemase, with translation MKKYSRVCAYIDLDAIAYNMEQMKKRIGEDGKLIAVIKTDGYGHGAVPLAKMFEEMPYIWGYAVACMGEAGVLREQGIKKPILVLGCVFPDEYEEMVEKEIRAAVYTEEMARGMSEAAQRLGKTAYFHIKIDTGMGRIGFPVTEESASSIERISRLPNVQTEAMFTHFAKADELDKSYTLKQHEKFLWMKELMEERNVPIRYFDCDNSAGIIDFPDLKHDIARAGISIYGMYPSDDVDQNAVSLRPALRLVSHVSFVKEVGKGTSISYGGTYITEKKMKIATIPVGYGDGYPRSLSNKGYVLIHGKKARILGRVCMDQFMVDVTEIPDVAFMDEVILIGRDQEEQIQVEDLAELSGRFNYEFVCCLSKRIPRVYLKNGKIISQTDYF, from the coding sequence ATGAAGAAATACAGCAGAGTTTGTGCATATATCGATTTGGATGCCATTGCATATAATATGGAGCAGATGAAAAAGCGGATTGGCGAAGACGGAAAACTGATCGCAGTCATCAAGACCGACGGATATGGTCATGGGGCAGTTCCGCTGGCGAAAATGTTTGAAGAGATGCCATATATCTGGGGCTATGCTGTTGCATGTATGGGAGAGGCGGGTGTCCTGCGTGAACAGGGGATCAAAAAGCCGATTCTGGTACTGGGATGTGTCTTCCCGGACGAATACGAGGAGATGGTAGAAAAAGAGATTCGTGCTGCGGTTTATACTGAAGAAATGGCACGGGGAATGTCAGAGGCTGCACAAAGACTTGGAAAGACTGCGTATTTTCATATTAAGATTGATACCGGAATGGGAAGGATCGGATTCCCGGTAACGGAAGAAAGTGCATCTTCCATTGAACGGATCAGCAGGCTTCCGAATGTGCAGACAGAGGCAATGTTTACGCATTTTGCAAAAGCCGACGAGCTGGATAAATCTTATACGTTAAAGCAGCATGAGAAATTTTTATGGATGAAAGAACTGATGGAGGAACGAAATGTTCCGATCCGGTATTTTGACTGTGACAACAGTGCCGGAATCATTGATTTTCCAGATCTCAAGCATGATATTGCGAGAGCGGGAATTTCCATTTACGGAATGTATCCATCAGACGACGTGGATCAGAATGCAGTGAGTCTGCGTCCGGCTCTGCGTCTGGTCAGTCATGTCAGTTTCGTAAAGGAAGTAGGAAAAGGTACATCGATCAGTTATGGTGGCACATATATTACAGAGAAAAAGATGAAGATTGCAACCATTCCGGTGGGATATGGAGATGGGTATCCCAGATCACTGTCAAATAAAGGGTATGTGCTGATCCATGGGAAAAAGGCAAGGATTCTTGGAAGAGTCTGTATGGATCAGTTTATGGTTGATGTAACGGAAATCCCCGATGTGGCATTTATGGATGAGGTGATTCTGATCGGACGGGATCAGGAGGAACAGATCCAGGTGGAGGATCTTGCAGAATTAAGTGGAAGATTCAATTATGAATTTGTATGCTGCCTGAGTAAGAGAATCCCACGTGTTTACCTGAAGAATGGAAAAATCATTTCGCAGACAGATTATTTTTAA
- a CDS encoding FtsK/SpoIIIE family DNA translocase: protein MAAKSTKGKKNTKSTAKKTQQKSGQSQNRDEIRGEIIILGLLAVCILLVLSNFGLGGIVGKTVSSVVFGIFGFMAYFLPFILFGAVAFGISNKGNSHAYIKLGAVAALFLILCGMIELLFHPYDKNATLFSYYVASSEHKNAGGFAGGCLIRLFCPLFGKIGAGVILVVLGIISIILITERSLLSPIGRKSKVAYEEAKRKRQETAVIRTKERERKKRERQTAQETEESGAGVPGEKGKKARGVSFATTLLHGEGEEEVPRERKSRRRRKSPEIQELTPEGAVPDGGDSEESDPGRFVINRAEPLTAEETEMTRTERSAEEGVPDAMQMPSDPQEIPARRNRKNTKENAQAVAAETASVEQSVRAMEEQPQKIYRIPPMNLLVKGKKGGGDSDAHLRATALKLEQTLQNFGVGVHVTNASCGPSVTRYELQPEQGVKVSKIVGLADDIKLNLAVADLRIEAPIPGKAAVGIEVPNSENTAVMLRDLLESDEFKNSRSPISFAVGKDIAGKVVVADIAKMPHLLVAGATGSGKSVCINTLIMSIIYKADPEDVKLILVDPKVVELSVYNGIPHLMIPVVTDPKKAAGALNWAVAEMEKRYKLFAEYNVRDLKGFNEKVLRGETGEDAEKKLPQIIIIIDELADLMMVAPGEVEGAICRLAQLARAAGLHLILATQRPSVNVITGLIKANMPSRIAFSVSSGVDSRTIIDMNGAEKLLGKGDMLFYPSGYPKPVRVQGSFVSDKEVQKVVDYLIDKNGSTAYSNELEEHMMTADVPTSISGVSAEDTDDRDVYFTEAGQLIIDKDRASIGMLQRMFKIGFNRAARIMDQLAEAGVVGPEEGTKPRKVLMSKEEFDAYIAENK from the coding sequence ATGGCTGCGAAGTCAACAAAAGGAAAGAAGAATACAAAAAGTACGGCAAAGAAGACGCAGCAGAAATCCGGACAAAGTCAGAACCGGGATGAGATCAGAGGGGAGATCATCATTCTGGGACTGCTTGCAGTGTGTATCCTTCTTGTCCTCAGTAATTTTGGACTGGGTGGAATTGTAGGCAAGACGGTGTCATCGGTAGTTTTTGGCATTTTCGGATTTATGGCATATTTTCTGCCGTTTATCTTATTTGGAGCAGTTGCATTTGGAATTTCCAATAAGGGAAATTCCCATGCTTACATAAAATTAGGAGCAGTTGCTGCATTATTTCTGATCCTGTGCGGAATGATTGAGCTTTTGTTCCATCCATACGATAAAAATGCAACATTATTTTCTTATTATGTCGCATCCAGTGAGCATAAGAATGCAGGAGGTTTCGCAGGAGGCTGTCTGATCCGGTTATTTTGTCCGCTTTTTGGAAAGATCGGTGCCGGTGTGATCCTGGTTGTACTGGGAATCATCAGTATTATCCTGATCACAGAGCGTTCTCTTCTGTCTCCCATCGGACGGAAAAGCAAAGTCGCGTATGAAGAGGCAAAAAGAAAGAGACAGGAAACCGCAGTGATCCGTACGAAAGAGCGGGAAAGGAAAAAAAGAGAGCGGCAGACAGCTCAGGAGACAGAAGAGAGCGGAGCAGGAGTTCCTGGTGAAAAAGGGAAAAAGGCAAGAGGAGTTTCCTTTGCAACGACTCTTTTGCATGGGGAAGGAGAAGAGGAAGTACCGCGGGAGAGAAAAAGCAGAAGGCGGAGAAAATCTCCTGAGATCCAGGAACTGACCCCGGAAGGAGCAGTCCCTGACGGAGGAGATAGCGAAGAATCGGATCCGGGGCGGTTTGTTATTAACCGTGCAGAACCGCTTACAGCAGAAGAGACAGAGATGACCAGAACAGAAAGATCTGCTGAGGAAGGAGTACCTGATGCGATGCAGATGCCATCTGATCCGCAGGAGATACCGGCCAGACGGAACAGGAAAAATACGAAAGAAAATGCACAGGCAGTTGCAGCCGAGACAGCCAGTGTAGAGCAGTCTGTCAGAGCAATGGAAGAGCAGCCGCAGAAGATTTACCGCATTCCACCGATGAATCTTCTGGTAAAAGGGAAAAAGGGCGGTGGAGATTCCGATGCACATCTGCGTGCCACAGCATTAAAGCTGGAGCAGACACTTCAGAACTTTGGAGTAGGGGTTCATGTCACCAATGCAAGCTGTGGTCCGTCTGTGACCCGGTATGAGCTGCAGCCGGAACAGGGAGTAAAAGTCAGCAAGATTGTCGGGCTGGCAGATGATATCAAGCTGAATCTTGCTGTTGCTGATCTGAGGATCGAAGCTCCTATACCGGGAAAAGCTGCTGTCGGGATTGAAGTCCCGAACAGTGAAAATACAGCCGTTATGCTGAGAGATCTGTTGGAGTCCGATGAGTTCAAGAACAGCAGATCACCGATCTCCTTTGCAGTTGGAAAAGATATTGCAGGAAAAGTTGTTGTGGCAGATATTGCAAAAATGCCGCATCTCCTTGTCGCAGGAGCGACAGGTTCAGGTAAATCTGTCTGCATCAATACCCTGATCATGAGCATTATCTACAAAGCAGATCCGGAAGATGTGAAGCTGATCCTGGTAGATCCGAAAGTTGTAGAACTGAGTGTATATAACGGAATCCCGCATCTGATGATTCCGGTTGTAACTGATCCGAAAAAGGCTGCCGGGGCTTTGAACTGGGCAGTTGCCGAGATGGAAAAGCGTTATAAGCTTTTCGCTGAGTACAATGTAAGGGACCTGAAAGGATTCAATGAAAAAGTCCTGAGAGGTGAGACCGGAGAAGATGCAGAGAAAAAACTTCCACAGATCATTATCATCATTGATGAGCTTGCAGATCTGATGATGGTAGCTCCCGGAGAAGTGGAGGGGGCGATCTGTCGTCTTGCACAGTTGGCACGTGCGGCGGGGCTTCATCTGATCCTTGCGACCCAGCGTCCGTCAGTGAATGTCATCACGGGACTGATCAAGGCAAATATGCCGTCAAGAATTGCATTTTCAGTTTCATCGGGAGTGGATTCGCGTACGATCATTGATATGAACGGGGCAGAAAAGCTGCTGGGAAAAGGAGATATGCTGTTCTATCCATCCGGTTATCCAAAGCCGGTGAGGGTGCAGGGATCCTTTGTCTCTGATAAAGAAGTTCAGAAAGTTGTAGATTATCTGATTGACAAAAATGGAAGTACGGCTTACAGTAATGAACTGGAAGAACATATGATGACTGCAGATGTTCCGACATCCATTTCAGGAGTATCTGCGGAGGATACAGATGACAGGGATGTCTATTTTACAGAAGCAGGACAACTGATCATTGACAAAGACAGGGCTTCGATCGGAATGCTCCAGAGAATGTTCAAGATTGGGTTCAACCGTGCTGCAAGGATCATGGATCAGCTTGCAGAAGCAGGAGTTGTCGGTCCCGAAGAGGGGACAAAGCCGAGAAAAGTTCTTATGTCAAAAGAAGAATTTGACGCATACATAGCGGAAAATAAGTAG